One genomic window of Streptomyces sp. NBC_01276 includes the following:
- a CDS encoding ABC transporter ATP-binding protein, giving the protein MTLLRLDGVSVRFGERAVVDAVDLEVAEHEIVCVLGPSGSGKSTLLRVVAGLQPVSGGRVLLGDADQAAVPVHRRGVGLMFQDHQLFPHRDVGGNVAFGLRMRGASGGSSAARVAELLELVGLPGAERRAVASLSGGEQQRVALARALAPSPRLLMLDEPLGQLDRGLRERLVVELRSLFSRLGTTVLAVTHDQGEAFALADRVVVMRDGRIAQAGTPLEVWERPASEFVARFLGFENVVPATVSGGAAETPWGKVPVPAGAPEGERRLLIRPVGVRLGADGLGCEVASRTFRGTHVALLLRPEEGPVLEAECGLTGAPAVGDRVRVTFTPSEVVVLPGGP; this is encoded by the coding sequence ATGACCCTGCTCCGGCTCGACGGCGTATCGGTCCGTTTCGGCGAGCGGGCCGTCGTGGACGCGGTGGACCTGGAGGTCGCCGAGCACGAGATCGTCTGCGTGCTGGGGCCGAGCGGCAGCGGCAAGTCCACCCTGCTGCGGGTGGTGGCCGGGTTGCAGCCCGTGTCCGGCGGGCGGGTGCTGCTCGGTGACGCGGACCAGGCGGCGGTCCCCGTGCACCGGCGCGGGGTCGGTCTCATGTTCCAGGACCACCAGCTGTTCCCGCACCGGGACGTCGGCGGGAACGTCGCCTTCGGACTGCGGATGCGGGGTGCCTCCGGCGGGTCCTCGGCCGCCCGGGTCGCGGAGCTGCTGGAGCTGGTCGGCCTTCCGGGCGCCGAGCGCCGGGCGGTGGCCTCGCTGTCGGGCGGTGAGCAGCAGCGGGTGGCCCTGGCCCGGGCCCTCGCCCCCTCACCGCGGCTGTTGATGCTGGACGAGCCGCTGGGCCAGCTCGACCGGGGGCTGCGGGAACGGCTCGTCGTGGAACTGCGCTCCCTGTTCTCCCGCCTCGGCACCACCGTGCTCGCCGTCACCCACGACCAGGGCGAGGCCTTCGCGCTGGCCGACCGGGTCGTGGTCATGCGGGACGGGCGCATCGCGCAGGCCGGGACCCCGCTGGAGGTCTGGGAGCGGCCGGCCTCCGAGTTCGTGGCGCGCTTCCTCGGCTTCGAGAACGTGGTCCCGGCCACGGTGTCCGGGGGCGCGGCGGAGACCCCGTGGGGGAAGGTCCCGGTTCCCGCCGGGGCGCCGGAGGGCGAGCGGCGGCTGCTGATCCGGCCCGTCGGCGTACGTCTGGGGGCGGACGGACTGGGCTGCGAGGTGGCCTCGCGCACCTTCCGGGGCACCCATGTGGCCCTGCTGCTGAGGCCCGAGGAGGGACCGGTGCTGGAGGCCGAGTGCGGCCTCACGGGGGCTCCGGCCGTGGGCGACCGGGTCCGGGTGACCTTCACCCCGTCCGAGGTGGTCGTCCTGCCGGGCGGGCCCTGA
- a CDS encoding ferredoxin — protein sequence MRLVVDLNRCQGYAQCAFLAPEVFAMHGDEALLYDPNPVADGEADGELRGNVTRAVAACPVRAILLELADGHAGDGPGGAS from the coding sequence ATGAGGCTTGTCGTCGACCTCAACCGCTGCCAGGGATACGCCCAGTGCGCGTTCCTCGCTCCTGAAGTGTTCGCGATGCACGGTGACGAAGCGCTGCTCTACGACCCGAACCCGGTCGCGGACGGGGAAGCGGACGGAGAGCTGCGCGGGAACGTCACCCGGGCGGTGGCCGCCTGCCCGGTCCGGGCGATCCTGCTGGAGCTGGCGGACGGCCATGCCGGGGACGGACCCGGAGGCGCGTCATGA
- a CDS encoding NAD(P)/FAD-dependent oxidoreductase, with amino-acid sequence MTADGSLERLKREGRIVVVGASLAGLRAAETMREKGFTGSLTMIGDEPYEPYDRPPLSKQVLLGRAGPEGTALPRRRDIGAEWRLGVPATGLDMAARRVRLGDGNEVEYDRLLIATGVRARPWPQADEAALDGVFVLRTRDDAAALEQKLAAGPRRVLVIGAGFTGSEIASACRERGLPVTVAERGAAPLVGALGGVIGEVAAEMHREHGVDLRTGIMVTGLEGDATGRVRAAHLSDGTTLEADVVVVSLGAMRNTEWLAGSGLGAGPRGIACDAGCRAFDIRGIVTDDIYVAGDVARSPHALFGYQFLSLEHWGNAVAQAETAAHNMLSESTDRRPHLWVPAFWSSQFGVNIKSVGVPSMGTEIMITQGSRGERRFTGVYGYQGRVIGAVTFDQSRWLQFYERLIEETAPFPPPFTTVDRRPEGNRPMPADFPDPSVPTHGPTITLSGYSPADRRMTFTPAHH; translated from the coding sequence ATGACCGCCGACGGCAGCCTGGAGCGGCTCAAGCGCGAGGGGCGCATCGTCGTCGTCGGCGCTTCGCTGGCGGGCCTGCGGGCCGCCGAGACCATGCGGGAGAAGGGCTTCACCGGCTCCCTCACGATGATCGGCGACGAACCGTACGAGCCCTACGACCGGCCCCCGCTGTCCAAGCAGGTGCTGCTGGGCCGGGCCGGCCCGGAGGGCACCGCGCTCCCCCGCCGCCGGGACATCGGGGCCGAGTGGCGTCTCGGCGTCCCCGCGACCGGCCTGGACATGGCGGCCCGCCGGGTCCGCCTCGGCGACGGGAACGAGGTGGAGTACGACCGGCTCCTGATCGCCACCGGCGTGCGGGCCCGGCCCTGGCCCCAGGCGGACGAGGCCGCGCTCGACGGGGTCTTCGTACTGCGCACCCGTGACGACGCGGCCGCCCTGGAGCAGAAGCTCGCCGCCGGACCGCGGCGGGTGCTGGTGATCGGCGCCGGTTTCACCGGCTCCGAGATCGCCTCCGCCTGCCGGGAACGCGGACTGCCCGTCACGGTCGCGGAACGGGGCGCCGCACCGCTGGTCGGCGCACTGGGCGGGGTGATCGGCGAGGTGGCCGCCGAGATGCACCGCGAGCACGGGGTGGACCTGCGCACCGGGATCATGGTGACGGGGCTGGAGGGCGACGCCACCGGGCGGGTCCGCGCGGCGCACCTGTCCGACGGCACCACGCTGGAGGCGGACGTGGTGGTCGTCTCCCTCGGGGCCATGCGCAACACCGAGTGGCTGGCCGGGTCCGGGCTGGGCGCGGGCCCCCGCGGCATCGCGTGCGACGCGGGCTGCCGGGCCTTCGACATCCGGGGCATCGTCACCGACGACATCTACGTGGCGGGTGACGTGGCACGTTCCCCGCACGCCCTGTTCGGGTACCAGTTCCTGTCCCTGGAGCACTGGGGCAACGCGGTCGCGCAGGCGGAGACCGCCGCGCACAACATGCTCAGCGAGAGCACGGACCGCCGCCCCCACCTGTGGGTGCCGGCGTTCTGGTCCTCCCAGTTCGGCGTGAACATCAAGTCGGTCGGGGTGCCCTCCATGGGCACGGAGATCATGATCACCCAGGGCTCGCGCGGCGAGCGCCGGTTCACGGGCGTGTACGGGTACCAGGGCCGCGTGATCGGCGCCGTCACCTTCGACCAGTCGCGGTGGCTGCAGTTCTACGAGCGGCTCATCGAGGAGACCGCGCCCTTCCCGCCGCCGTTCACCACCGTGGACCGCAGGCCGGAGGGCAACCGGCCGATGCCCGCGGACTTCCCCGACCCCTCGGTGCCCACGCACGGCCCGACCATCACCCTCAGCGGCTATTCGCCGGCCGACCGGCGGATGACCTTCACCCCCGCGCACCACTGA
- a CDS encoding ABC transporter permease: MAVPLAFFGLFFAYPVAAIVGRGLKTDEGWQFGRVGEVLARPDIAGVLWFTTWQAFASTVLTLLIALPGAYVFARFDFPGKQPLRALVTVPFVLPTVVVGSAFLALVGRGGLLDELWGVRLDTTVWAILLAHVFFNYAVVVRTVGGLWAQLDPRQEEAARVLGAGRFAAWRRVTLPALGPAVAAASLMVFLFTFTSFGVVQILGGPAYSTLEVEVYRQTAQLLDLPTAAVLTMVQFAAVGLILAVHARTVRRRETALRLVDPAHTAHRPRGWAQWSLLGGVLLTVALLIVAPLAVLVERSFDAPGGYGLGFYRALQDAGSGGGTFLVPPLEAIWNSLQYALAATAIALFVGGLAAAALTRRGGSLVRGFDALLMLPLGVSAVTVGFGFLITLDEPPLDLRTSWILVPLAQALVGVPFVVRTMLPVLRAVDGRLREAAAVLGASPLRAWREVDLPLVRRALLIAAGFAFAVSLGEFGATVFIARPDHPTLPVAVARLLGRAGEMNYGQAMALSTILMLVCAVSLLLLERLRPATTSGEF; this comes from the coding sequence ATGGCGGTGCCGCTCGCCTTCTTCGGGCTGTTCTTCGCCTATCCCGTCGCCGCGATCGTGGGGCGCGGGCTCAAGACGGACGAGGGCTGGCAGTTCGGGCGCGTCGGCGAGGTGCTGGCCCGGCCCGACATCGCGGGCGTCCTGTGGTTCACCACGTGGCAGGCGTTCGCCTCCACCGTGCTCACCCTGCTGATCGCCCTTCCCGGCGCGTACGTGTTCGCGCGCTTCGACTTCCCCGGCAAACAACCGTTGCGGGCCCTGGTCACCGTGCCGTTCGTGCTGCCGACCGTGGTGGTCGGATCGGCCTTCCTGGCCCTGGTGGGGCGGGGCGGGCTGCTCGACGAACTGTGGGGCGTCCGGCTGGACACCACCGTCTGGGCGATCCTGCTCGCCCACGTCTTCTTCAACTACGCCGTCGTGGTCCGCACCGTCGGCGGGCTGTGGGCCCAGCTGGACCCGCGCCAGGAGGAGGCCGCCCGGGTCCTGGGCGCCGGGCGGTTCGCCGCCTGGCGACGGGTGACGCTGCCCGCGCTGGGACCGGCGGTGGCAGCGGCCTCGCTGATGGTGTTCCTGTTCACCTTCACCTCCTTCGGCGTCGTGCAGATCCTGGGCGGGCCCGCGTACTCCACGCTGGAGGTGGAGGTCTACCGGCAGACCGCGCAGCTCCTGGACCTGCCGACGGCCGCGGTGCTGACGATGGTCCAGTTCGCCGCTGTCGGCCTGATCCTCGCCGTGCACGCCCGGACCGTGCGCCGTCGCGAGACCGCGCTGCGGCTCGTGGACCCGGCGCACACCGCGCACCGCCCGCGCGGCTGGGCCCAGTGGAGCCTCCTCGGCGGGGTGCTGCTGACCGTGGCACTGCTGATCGTGGCCCCGCTGGCCGTGCTGGTGGAGCGGTCCTTCGACGCGCCCGGCGGGTACGGGCTGGGGTTCTACCGGGCGCTGCAGGACGCGGGTTCCGGGGGCGGAACGTTTCTGGTGCCGCCGCTGGAGGCCATCTGGAACTCCCTGCAGTACGCGCTGGCCGCCACCGCCATCGCCCTGTTCGTCGGAGGGCTCGCGGCCGCGGCGCTGACCCGTCGCGGCGGGTCGTTGGTGCGGGGCTTCGACGCGCTGCTGATGCTCCCCCTCGGCGTGTCCGCCGTGACGGTGGGCTTCGGCTTCCTGATCACGCTGGACGAGCCGCCGCTGGACCTGCGGACCTCGTGGATCCTGGTGCCCCTGGCGCAGGCGCTCGTCGGCGTGCCGTTCGTCGTACGGACCATGCTGCCCGTGCTGCGGGCCGTGGACGGCCGGCTGCGGGAGGCGGCGGCCGTGCTCGGGGCGTCGCCGCTGCGGGCCTGGCGGGAGGTGGACCTGCCGCTGGTGCGGCGGGCGCTGCTGATCGCGGCGGGCTTCGCCTTCGCCGTCTCGCTCGGGGAGTTCGGGGCGACGGTGTTCATCGCCCGGCCGGACCACCCGACGCTGCCGGTGGCGGTGGCCCGGCTGCTGGGGCGGGCCGGGGAGATGAACTACGGGCAGGCGATGGCCCTGAGCACGATTTTGATGCTGGTGTGCGCGGTGTCCCTGCTGCTGCTGGAACGGCTGCGACCCGCCACGACCTCGGGAGAGTTCTGA
- a CDS encoding thiamine ABC transporter substrate binding subunit, which translates to MSTTKKIAGAALVAALGVGTLSACGGGDTKDKPAGASDAPKSKTITLVSHDSFNVTDTVLKEFEQQSGYTVKVLKSGDAGAALNQEILTKGSPRGDVFFGVDNTLLSRALDNGIFTPYQAKGLDQVKPEFVLDQQHRVTPVDSGDICVNYDKAYFADKKIAPPQTLDDLTKPEYKNLLVTENAATSSPGLGFLLASVGKYGEDGWKDYWSKLKANGVEVVDGWEQAYNERFSGSAGGKKAKGDRPLVVSYASSPPVEVLYGEPQPAEAPTGVATGTCFRQVEFAGLLKGAKNEEGGKTLIDFLVSKKFQEDMPLQMFVNPVVKDAKLPEVFTKHGVVVEKPETVAPDAIAKNRDQWVKAWSSLVVK; encoded by the coding sequence GTGAGCACCACCAAGAAGATCGCGGGCGCAGCGCTCGTGGCCGCGCTGGGCGTCGGCACGCTCAGCGCCTGCGGCGGCGGCGACACCAAGGACAAGCCGGCGGGCGCGAGCGACGCCCCGAAGTCCAAGACGATCACCCTGGTCTCCCACGACTCCTTCAACGTGACCGACACGGTCCTCAAGGAGTTCGAGCAGCAGAGCGGCTACACCGTCAAGGTCCTGAAGTCCGGCGACGCCGGCGCCGCCCTGAACCAGGAGATCCTCACCAAGGGCTCCCCGCGGGGCGACGTCTTCTTCGGCGTCGACAACACGCTCCTCTCGCGCGCCCTCGACAACGGGATCTTCACCCCGTACCAGGCCAAGGGCCTGGACCAGGTCAAGCCGGAGTTCGTGCTCGACCAGCAGCACCGTGTCACCCCGGTCGACTCCGGCGACATCTGCGTCAACTACGACAAGGCCTACTTCGCCGACAAGAAGATCGCCCCGCCGCAGACGCTGGACGACCTGACCAAGCCGGAGTACAAGAACCTGCTGGTCACCGAGAACGCCGCGACCTCCTCGCCCGGCCTCGGCTTCCTGCTCGCCTCCGTCGGCAAGTACGGCGAGGACGGCTGGAAGGACTACTGGAGCAAGCTCAAGGCCAACGGCGTCGAGGTCGTCGACGGCTGGGAGCAGGCCTACAACGAGCGCTTCTCCGGCTCCGCGGGCGGCAAGAAGGCCAAGGGCGACCGTCCGCTGGTCGTCTCCTACGCCTCCAGCCCGCCGGTCGAGGTCCTCTACGGCGAGCCGCAGCCCGCCGAGGCCCCCACGGGCGTGGCCACCGGCACCTGCTTCCGCCAGGTCGAGTTCGCGGGCCTGCTCAAGGGCGCGAAGAACGAGGAGGGCGGCAAGACGCTCATCGACTTCCTGGTGAGCAAGAAGTTCCAGGAGGACATGCCGCTCCAGATGTTCGTGAACCCGGTGGTCAAGGACGCGAAGCTGCCGGAGGTGTTCACGAAGCACGGCGTGGTCGTCGAGAAGCCGGAAACGGTCGCCCCCGACGCCATCGCCAAGAACCGTGACCAGTGGGTCAAGGCATGGTCCTCGCTCGTCGTGAAGTAG
- a CDS encoding ABC transporter ATP-binding protein: MVAPSDNAPPDNDVLWARSLHYSHGGSPGLIGVTAGVRQGEILAVTGPRGSGKTTLLRCLTGRLVPEQGEVWFDGVPVHTLGPVARERLRRDRFAWIGPEPQLLPELKVWENTALPLLLTGATHRAAKNAACAWLDRLDIGGFARKRPGALTRAECQRVALARALVGEPAVLFADEPTAPLHRAERALLLRTLTTAARSHGITVVLATHDEETAAQADHRLDLLDGRPAGAATAADSPRTTEDQAACSLSA, encoded by the coding sequence ATGGTGGCTCCATCGGACAATGCCCCACCGGACAATGACGTGCTCTGGGCACGGTCCCTTCACTACTCCCACGGCGGCTCCCCCGGACTCATCGGGGTCACCGCCGGAGTGCGCCAGGGCGAGATCCTGGCCGTGACCGGCCCGCGCGGCAGCGGGAAGACCACGCTGCTGCGCTGCCTGACCGGCCGGCTGGTGCCCGAACAGGGCGAGGTCTGGTTCGACGGCGTCCCCGTCCACACCCTGGGACCCGTCGCCCGCGAGCGGCTGCGCCGCGACCGGTTCGCCTGGATCGGACCCGAGCCCCAGCTGCTGCCGGAGCTCAAGGTGTGGGAGAACACAGCCCTGCCCCTGTTGCTCACCGGCGCCACGCACCGCGCCGCCAAGAACGCCGCCTGCGCCTGGCTGGACCGCCTCGACATCGGCGGGTTCGCCCGCAAGCGCCCCGGCGCCCTGACCCGCGCCGAATGCCAGCGGGTCGCCCTCGCCCGGGCCCTGGTCGGCGAGCCCGCCGTGCTCTTCGCCGACGAGCCGACCGCCCCGCTGCACCGTGCCGAGCGCGCCCTGCTGCTGCGGACGCTCACCACCGCCGCCCGCTCCCACGGGATCACCGTGGTGCTGGCCACCCACGACGAGGAGACCGCCGCCCAGGCGGACCACCGGCTGGACCTGCTCGACGGCCGCCCGGCCGGGGCCGCCACGGCGGCCGACTCCCCCCGGACCACGGAGGACCAGGCCGCGTGCTCGCTCTCCGCCTAG
- a CDS encoding aspartate aminotransferase family protein has protein sequence MGNQITVSQDLSKTAYDHLWMHFTRMSSYENSPVPTIVRGEGTYIWDDKGKRYLDGLAGLFVVNAGHGRKELAEVAYKQAQELAFFPIWSYAHPKAVELAERLAHYAPGDLNKVFFTTGGGEAVETAWKLAKQYFKLQGKHTKYKVISRAVAYHGTPQGALSITGLPALKAPFEPLVPGAHKVPNTNIYRAPIFGDDPEAYGRWCADQIEQEILFEGADTVAAVFLEPVQNAGGCFPPPPGYFQRVREICDEYDVLLVSDETICAFGRLGTMFACDKFNYVPDMITCAKGMTSGYSPIGACIISDRLAEPFYKGDNTFLHGYTFGGHPVSSAVALANLDIFDKEGLNQHVLDQEGNFFNTLKKLHDLPIVGDVRGNGFFYGIELVKDKVTKESFTDEETERVLYGFLSKALFDNGLYCRADDRGDPVIQLAPPLIADQGTFDEIEGILRSVLTEAWTKL, from the coding sequence GTGGGGAACCAGATAACCGTGAGCCAGGACCTCTCCAAGACCGCGTACGACCACCTGTGGATGCACTTCACCCGCATGTCGTCCTACGAGAACTCCCCCGTCCCCACCATCGTCCGGGGCGAGGGCACCTACATCTGGGACGACAAGGGCAAGCGCTACCTGGACGGCCTCGCGGGCCTGTTCGTGGTCAACGCCGGTCACGGCCGCAAGGAACTGGCCGAGGTCGCCTACAAGCAGGCGCAGGAACTCGCGTTCTTCCCCATCTGGTCGTACGCGCACCCCAAGGCCGTCGAGCTGGCGGAGCGCCTCGCCCACTACGCCCCGGGCGACCTGAACAAGGTCTTCTTCACCACCGGTGGCGGCGAAGCCGTCGAGACCGCCTGGAAGCTCGCCAAGCAGTACTTCAAGCTGCAGGGCAAGCACACCAAGTACAAGGTCATCTCCCGCGCGGTCGCCTACCACGGCACCCCGCAGGGCGCCCTGTCCATCACCGGCCTGCCGGCCCTCAAGGCCCCCTTCGAGCCGCTGGTCCCCGGCGCGCACAAGGTGCCGAACACCAACATCTACCGCGCCCCGATCTTCGGCGACGACCCGGAGGCCTACGGCCGCTGGTGCGCCGACCAGATCGAGCAGGAGATCCTGTTCGAGGGCGCCGACACCGTCGCCGCCGTCTTCCTGGAGCCGGTGCAGAACGCCGGTGGCTGCTTCCCGCCGCCGCCCGGGTACTTCCAGCGCGTCCGCGAGATCTGCGACGAGTACGACGTGCTCCTCGTCTCCGACGAGACGATCTGCGCCTTCGGCCGTCTCGGCACGATGTTCGCCTGTGACAAGTTCAACTACGTGCCGGACATGATCACCTGCGCCAAGGGCATGACCTCGGGCTACTCCCCGATCGGTGCCTGCATCATCTCGGACCGCCTCGCGGAGCCCTTCTACAAGGGCGACAACACCTTCCTGCACGGCTACACCTTCGGCGGCCACCCGGTGTCCTCCGCCGTGGCCCTGGCCAACCTCGACATCTTCGACAAGGAAGGCCTGAACCAGCACGTGCTGGACCAGGAGGGCAACTTCTTCAACACCCTGAAGAAGCTGCACGACCTCCCGATCGTCGGCGACGTCCGCGGCAACGGCTTCTTCTACGGCATCGAGCTCGTCAAGGACAAGGTCACCAAGGAGTCCTTCACGGACGAGGAGACCGAGCGCGTGCTCTACGGCTTCCTCTCCAAGGCGCTCTTCGACAACGGCCTGTACTGCCGCGCCGACGACCGTGGGGACCCGGTCATCCAGCTGGCCCCGCCGCTGATCGCGGACCAGGGCACCTTCGACGAGATCGAAGGCATCCTGCGCTCGGTGCTCACCGAGGCCTGGACCAAGCTGTAA
- a CDS encoding cytochrome P450 — translation MTQDILRQILDYSNRADPYPLYKELRRTPVYHDGSGPFVVSTYYEIQALLHDPRISSDARNLASAADDPLAEPGEEEETVLPPSFLKLDPPEHDRLRRMTNRPFGPPHSPHRVHDMRGDLHDIVKGLIDKIAENGNAERIDLVEEFSYPFPVTVICRLLGVPPEDEARFHVWADTLAASLDPDPDADPKERERRTHDSRMELGMYLSGLIEERRKNPTGDMLSELVTGNSPDGTMTTMEVLSTAALLLIAGHETTVNLITNGMLTLLRHPEVLDRLRSEPELSVNLVEELLRYEPPVQLVPQRSTLADIEVAGVSIPKGASLWLVLAAGNRDPLRFEDPDRFDPDREDIQHLGLGSGIHSCFGAPLARQEAQLALSELARRLENPRLLADPPPYRQNAVLRGPRHLPIAVDGIRP, via the coding sequence ATGACCCAAGACATCCTGCGTCAGATCCTGGACTACTCCAACCGGGCCGACCCGTACCCGCTCTACAAGGAGCTCCGCCGGACACCGGTCTACCACGACGGCAGCGGCCCGTTCGTCGTCAGCACCTACTACGAGATCCAGGCCCTGCTGCACGATCCGCGGATCAGCTCCGACGCCCGCAACCTGGCGTCGGCGGCCGACGACCCGCTGGCCGAGCCGGGAGAGGAGGAGGAGACGGTCCTTCCGCCGTCCTTCCTGAAGCTCGACCCGCCCGAGCACGACCGGCTGCGCCGCATGACCAACCGGCCCTTCGGCCCGCCGCACTCCCCGCACCGCGTCCACGACATGCGGGGTGACCTGCACGACATCGTCAAGGGCCTGATCGACAAGATCGCGGAGAACGGCAACGCCGAACGGATCGACCTGGTCGAGGAGTTCTCCTACCCCTTCCCGGTGACCGTGATCTGCCGGCTGCTGGGCGTGCCGCCGGAGGACGAGGCACGCTTCCACGTCTGGGCGGACACCCTCGCGGCGAGCCTGGACCCGGATCCGGACGCGGACCCCAAGGAACGCGAGAGGCGTACGCACGACTCCCGCATGGAACTCGGCATGTACCTGTCCGGGCTGATCGAGGAACGGCGCAAGAACCCGACCGGCGACATGCTCTCCGAGCTGGTCACCGGGAACAGCCCGGACGGCACCATGACGACGATGGAGGTGCTGAGCACCGCGGCGCTGCTGCTGATCGCCGGTCACGAGACCACCGTCAACCTGATCACCAACGGGATGCTCACGCTGCTGCGCCATCCGGAGGTCCTCGACCGGCTGCGCTCCGAGCCGGAGCTCTCCGTCAACCTCGTGGAGGAGCTGCTGCGCTACGAGCCCCCGGTGCAGCTGGTCCCCCAGCGCAGCACCCTCGCCGACATCGAGGTGGCGGGCGTGTCCATCCCCAAGGGCGCCTCGCTGTGGCTGGTCCTGGCCGCCGGGAACCGTGACCCCCTGCGGTTCGAGGACCCGGACCGCTTCGACCCGGACCGCGAGGACATCCAGCACCTGGGCCTGGGCAGCGGCATCCACAGCTGCTTCGGGGCACCGCTGGCCCGGCAGGAGGCCCAGCTGGCCCTGAGCGAGCTGGCCCGCAGGCTGGAGAACCCCCGGCTGCTGGCCGACCCGCCCCCGTACCGCCAGAACGCGGTGCTGCGCGGCCCCCGCCACCTGCCGATCGCCGTGGACGGCATCCGGCCCTGA
- a CDS encoding LOG family protein, giving the protein MVNADIEIETLAEFDRVAARGSLSGYRVQSVSLLERTFALLSADTSDAVFLGCAMEPDASAKVRADGALVFPPVPDLPFDPYRGRLYTADELFAGLADGYGSTPDAQAYAWFQETKADGDVFSSMLRSVHDDAVSDALDEHLAGARVVGVMGGHAVDRGGRDYRGAAELGRELARSGMTVATGGGPGAMEAANLGAYLAPAPDGALTEALDMLAKAPSFAPSVSDWARAAFAVRERWPEGGDSVGIPTWFYGHEPPNPFAGHIAKYFANATREDGLLARSTAGVVFLPGAAGTVQEVFDNATPNYYASGSVPAPMVLVGRAHWTGHLPVWPLLQALARGRAMESRIALVDSVDEVPDALASMR; this is encoded by the coding sequence ATGGTCAACGCAGACATCGAGATCGAGACGCTCGCGGAATTCGACCGGGTCGCGGCCCGGGGCTCACTGAGCGGCTACCGCGTCCAGTCGGTCAGCCTTCTGGAGCGGACGTTCGCGCTGCTGTCCGCCGACACCTCCGACGCCGTGTTCCTGGGCTGCGCGATGGAGCCCGACGCCTCGGCGAAGGTCCGCGCGGACGGCGCGCTCGTCTTCCCCCCGGTGCCGGACCTGCCCTTCGACCCGTACCGGGGGCGGCTGTACACGGCCGACGAGCTCTTCGCCGGCCTCGCCGACGGTTACGGGTCCACCCCGGACGCCCAGGCCTACGCCTGGTTCCAGGAGACCAAGGCCGACGGGGACGTCTTCTCCTCGATGCTCCGCTCCGTCCACGACGACGCGGTCTCCGATGCCCTCGACGAGCACCTCGCGGGTGCCCGCGTGGTCGGCGTGATGGGTGGCCACGCCGTGGACCGCGGCGGCCGCGACTACCGGGGCGCCGCCGAACTCGGCCGGGAGCTCGCCCGGTCGGGCATGACCGTGGCCACCGGCGGCGGGCCGGGTGCCATGGAGGCCGCCAACCTCGGCGCCTACCTGGCGCCGGCCCCCGACGGAGCCCTCACCGAGGCGCTCGACATGCTCGCCAAGGCGCCCTCCTTCGCCCCGTCGGTCTCCGACTGGGCGCGCGCCGCCTTCGCCGTACGGGAGCGGTGGCCCGAGGGCGGCGACTCCGTCGGCATCCCGACGTGGTTCTACGGTCACGAGCCGCCGAACCCCTTCGCGGGCCACATCGCCAAGTACTTCGCGAACGCCACCCGCGAGGACGGGCTGCTCGCCCGGTCGACGGCGGGCGTGGTGTTCCTGCCCGGCGCGGCGGGCACCGTGCAGGAGGTCTTCGACAACGCGACGCCCAACTACTACGCGTCGGGGTCCGTACCGGCCCCTATGGTCCTGGTCGGCCGCGCCCACTGGACCGGGCACCTGCCGGTGTGGCCGCTGCTCCAGGCGCTGGCGCGCGGCCGCGCGATGGAGTCCCGGATCGCGCTGGTGGACTCCGTGGACGAGGTCCCGGACGCCCTCGCCTCGATGCGCTGA